From the Leptotrichia sp. oral taxon 221 genome, one window contains:
- the rplT gene encoding 50S ribosomal protein L20 has product MPRVKTGIVRRKRHKKVLKEAKGYRGAIKTNYKKANEAVKKAMAYATEHRKLKKRTMRELWIVRINAAARLNGLSYSKFMNGLKKAGIELDRKVLADLALNNPAEFAKLVEKVK; this is encoded by the coding sequence ATGCCAAGAGTAAAAACAGGAATAGTTAGAAGAAAAAGACATAAAAAAGTTTTAAAAGAAGCAAAAGGTTATAGAGGAGCTATAAAAACAAATTATAAAAAAGCGAATGAAGCTGTTAAGAAAGCAATGGCTTACGCAACAGAGCATAGAAAACTTAAAAAGAGAACTATGCGTGAATTGTGGATTGTTAGAATTAACGCTGCTGCAAGATTAAATGGATTATCTTATTCTAAATTTATGAACGGATTGAAAAAAGCTGGAATTGAATTAGATAGAAAAGTTTTAGCTGACTTAGCTTTAAACAATCCTGCAGAATTTGCAAAATTAGTAGAAAAAGTAAAATAG
- the asnS gene encoding asparagine--tRNA ligase, which produces MLLELRELQKNTEKYLGQEVTLNGWAKKIRSQKNFGFIELNDGTFFTGIQVVFEDSLENFEEISKLTISSSIKVTGIVVESQGKGQAYEIKATKIEVYDKADSDYPLQNKRHTFEFLRTIAHLRPRTNAFFAVFRVRSLLAYAIHKFFQEKNFVYVQTPIITGSDAEGAGEMFRLTTLDINNVPRTEKGDIDFKQDFFGKEANLTVSGQLNVETFATAFKNTYTFGPTFRAEKSNTPKHAAEFWMMEPEIAFADLDVNMDVIEEMIKYIVNYVRENAPEEMEFFNKFVDKELFARLDTLVNNQFDRITYTEAIEILKNAKKDFEYEVEWGIDLQTEHERYLAEEHFKKPVFVTDYPKDIKAFYMKLNEDGKTVRAVDLLAPGIGEIVGGSQREDDYDVLLGKIHEMGLKEEDYWWYLDLRKYGSVPHSGFGLGFDRMLMYITGMTNIRDVIPFPRTTKNLEF; this is translated from the coding sequence ATGTTATTAGAATTAAGGGAATTACAAAAAAACACAGAGAAGTATTTAGGTCAAGAAGTGACATTAAACGGATGGGCAAAAAAAATTAGAAGTCAAAAAAACTTTGGATTTATAGAATTAAATGATGGTACATTTTTTACAGGAATTCAAGTAGTTTTTGAAGATTCATTAGAAAATTTTGAGGAAATTTCAAAATTGACGATTTCATCTTCAATAAAAGTGACAGGGATAGTTGTAGAATCACAAGGGAAAGGACAAGCATATGAAATTAAAGCAACAAAAATTGAAGTTTATGATAAAGCTGATTCAGATTATCCATTACAAAATAAAAGACATACGTTTGAGTTTTTGAGAACAATTGCTCATTTGAGACCTAGAACGAATGCTTTTTTTGCAGTTTTTAGAGTGAGATCATTGTTGGCTTATGCGATTCATAAATTTTTTCAAGAAAAAAACTTTGTTTATGTGCAAACACCGATAATTACTGGAAGTGATGCTGAAGGTGCTGGAGAAATGTTTAGATTGACTACATTGGACATTAATAATGTGCCTAGAACTGAAAAGGGAGACATTGATTTTAAACAAGATTTCTTTGGGAAAGAAGCTAATTTGACAGTGAGTGGACAATTAAACGTTGAAACATTTGCAACTGCATTTAAAAATACTTATACTTTTGGTCCTACATTTAGAGCTGAAAAATCAAATACTCCAAAGCATGCAGCAGAATTTTGGATGATGGAGCCAGAAATTGCATTTGCTGATTTAGATGTAAATATGGATGTTATTGAAGAGATGATAAAATATATTGTAAATTATGTGAGAGAAAATGCTCCAGAAGAAATGGAATTTTTCAATAAATTTGTAGATAAAGAATTATTTGCTAGATTGGATACTTTGGTAAATAATCAATTTGATAGAATTACTTATACAGAAGCGATTGAAATTTTGAAAAATGCGAAAAAAGATTTTGAATATGAAGTTGAATGGGGAATTGATTTACAAACTGAGCATGAAAGATATTTGGCTGAAGAACATTTCAAAAAACCAGTGTTTGTAACTGATTATCCTAAAGATATTAAAGCATTTTATATGAAATTAAATGAAGATGGAAAAACTGTAAGAGCAGTTGATTTATTGGCACCTGGAATTGGAGAAATTGTTGGAGGAAGCCAAAGGGAAGATGATTATGATGTTCTTTTAGGAAAAATTCATGAAATGGGATTAAAAGAAGAAGATTATTGGTGGTACTTAGACTTGAGAAAATATGGAAGTGTTCCTCACTCAGGATTTGGACTTGGATTTGACAGAATGTTAATGTACATAACTGGAATGACAAATATTAGAGACGTAATTCCGTTCCCAAGAACTACTAAAAATCTTGAATTCTAA
- a CDS encoding lipopolysaccharide assembly protein LapB codes for MKKILIGVMSLLMVSTVVKANLSSEIQTLSNLFQQGNYESAETVGRGILNDSSLTPEERATVNSIMSQIAIKQAQKQSNKTESTMKKSFTDQKVTETRDTGTMPASPDEDVSSEAKYNTYGNFENATLAKKSSTATFKMSQLYFKDGLYEKAVNLAKKDTGGDIRNLYVVAIGSRLMGNYDQAIDYYNRILAMSPDQQEAKLGIGIAYKSKGEFSKALEFLREYAEQNSNQEVVKDIAILNDILANKK; via the coding sequence ATGAAGAAAATTTTGATAGGGGTAATGTCGCTATTGATGGTATCGACAGTTGTAAAAGCGAATTTATCAAGTGAAATTCAGACTTTGTCTAATCTTTTTCAACAAGGAAATTATGAATCAGCTGAAACAGTTGGAAGAGGAATTTTAAATGATTCTTCGTTAACGCCTGAAGAAAGAGCAACTGTAAATAGTATAATGAGCCAAATAGCGATAAAACAAGCGCAAAAACAGTCAAATAAAACAGAAAGTACTATGAAAAAGTCTTTTACTGATCAAAAGGTTACAGAGACTCGTGACACTGGAACAATGCCAGCTTCACCTGATGAAGATGTTTCGTCAGAAGCAAAATACAATACTTATGGAAATTTTGAAAATGCAACATTGGCTAAAAAAAGTTCAACTGCAACTTTTAAAATGAGTCAATTATATTTTAAAGATGGATTGTATGAAAAAGCTGTTAATTTGGCAAAAAAAGATACAGGCGGTGACATTAGAAATCTTTATGTTGTTGCAATTGGGTCTAGATTAATGGGAAATTATGATCAAGCGATTGATTATTATAATAGAATTTTGGCGATGTCACCAGATCAGCAAGAGGCTAAATTGGGGATTGGAATAGCGTATAAATCAAAAGGTGAGTTTTCTAAAGCGTTGGAATTTTTGAGAGAGTATGCTGAACAGAATTCTAATCAAGAAGTAGTAAAAGATATAGCAATTTTGAATGATATATTGGCAAATAAAAAATAA
- the dprA gene encoding DNA-processing protein DprA → MGWLNLKKIEMKNGHIRKLMNLFSDYEELFLEKNFSLFKDDLKRELEKSRKIDIREEMDIYSRSKIRIISANDYEYPKNLREVSNFPLFLYVKGKKLIEGNVKKTANKEKTLFSTENEEKNYNFNRNIAVIGTRRMTKIGRNNCEKIVKELLDYDINLISGLAEGIDTIALKMAVENQNKVTAVVGSGLDVVYPYGNRELWEKISECGTLISEYPMGTKPLKWNFPQRNRIIAGLSEGILVAESFKSGGALITAELGFTLNREIFAIPGFLNYPSFEGCNNLIKENKAKLVTSADDIAKEFLWDLSKKNSKIEKLTEDEELVFRLLVEEMNVEEISNKIPEFPVKKLFSVLMSLKIKGLIVETGVTKFLKIV, encoded by the coding sequence GTGGGTTGGTTAAATTTGAAAAAAATTGAGATGAAAAATGGTCACATTAGAAAGTTGATGAATCTCTTTTCAGATTATGAAGAATTATTTCTAGAGAAAAATTTTTCTCTTTTTAAAGATGATTTAAAAAGGGAACTTGAAAAATCTAGGAAAATTGATATAAGAGAAGAAATGGATATTTATAGTAGAAGCAAAATTAGGATAATAAGTGCAAATGATTATGAATATCCAAAAAATTTAAGAGAAGTTTCTAATTTTCCGTTATTTTTGTATGTTAAGGGGAAAAAACTGATTGAAGGAAACGTTAAGAAAACAGCAAATAAGGAAAAAACACTATTTTCAACAGAAAATGAAGAAAAAAATTACAATTTTAATAGAAATATTGCAGTGATTGGTACTAGAAGAATGACGAAAATTGGTAGAAATAATTGTGAAAAGATTGTAAAGGAACTTTTGGATTATGATATTAACTTGATAAGTGGACTGGCTGAAGGAATTGATACGATTGCTTTGAAAATGGCGGTTGAAAATCAGAATAAGGTGACTGCTGTTGTAGGAAGTGGATTAGATGTTGTGTATCCTTATGGAAATCGAGAGTTGTGGGAAAAAATAAGTGAATGTGGGACGTTGATTAGCGAATATCCAATGGGAACAAAACCACTAAAATGGAATTTTCCTCAGAGAAATCGTATAATTGCAGGATTGTCTGAAGGTATTTTAGTTGCAGAAAGTTTTAAATCTGGAGGAGCATTGATAACAGCTGAGTTGGGATTTACGCTTAACAGAGAAATTTTTGCAATACCTGGTTTTCTTAATTATCCGTCATTTGAAGGTTGTAACAATTTGATAAAGGAAAATAAGGCAAAATTGGTGACTTCAGCAGATGATATTGCGAAAGAATTTTTGTGGGATTTAAGCAAGAAAAATAGTAAGATAGAAAAGTTAACAGAAGATGAAGAGCTGGTGTTTAGATTATTAGTAGAGGAAATGAATGTTGAGGAGATTTCTAATAAAATCCCAGAATTTCCAGTCAAAAAATTATTTTCTGTACTAATGAGTTTAAAGATAAAGGGATTAATAGTAGAAACAGGAGTAACAAAATTTTTAAAAATAGTGTAA
- the topA gene encoding type I DNA topoisomerase → MAKKLVIVESPSKAKTIEKILGRNYEVTASYGHVIDLPKTKIGIDVDNNFEPKYQVIKGKGELLKKLKEKSKKAPTVYLASDQDREGEAIAWHISNYIKQPDKIKRIEFNEITKTAINNAIKNPRNINENLVNAQQARRLLDRIVGYKISPLLWQTINRNASAGRVQSVALKLICDLEDEIKSFVPKKYWEVNAVLKNDIKLNLVEILKEKVDKIFDEEVVKKLKKDLENESLTLDKIEIKKKSQRPPLVFKTSTLQQLASSYLGFGAKKTMSVAQQLYEGLVIDGENKGLITYMRTDSTRVSVDAMNMAKDYITKNFGKQYVGNYVVKKSKGNIQDAHEGIRPSYIKLEPDKIKNNLTNDQYKLYKLIWDRFLVSQFAAMKYEQMKIEAVNGDYRFRGTINKVLFDGYYKIFKDEDEIKTEDFPEMKEGDVYPIEQLNIQEGITKAPARFSEATLVKKLEAEGIGRPSTYASIVETLKAREYVEIIEKRFYPTNLGYEVKDELEKHFKDIMNVKFTANMEEKLDEVEEGSIEWVQLLREFYDALEKNIEVYEKEIEEIQNRRIVSDVMDSSGNPMVLKTGIFGKYLISETNSNEKITLKGIQVDPKQIEEGKITVKKEVEETQKKKKGIPTDFFTENNKRYLLKTGRYGEYLESEDYENDEKRMALPLPLKQKYKKDTLIEIDGVLQIKNELEKILEEDKKIIEEAGVCEFCGRPYEIKNGRFGKFLACTGYPECKTIKNIKTGKVTRTVDDGEDESSKKGKATKKTTKSTKSAKSKAKTTKAKKTTKSKTTSTKTKTTKTTRKKKTSSDSDSE, encoded by the coding sequence TTGGCGAAAAAACTTGTAATAGTAGAGTCGCCTTCTAAGGCTAAAACTATTGAAAAAATATTAGGTAGAAATTATGAAGTGACGGCATCTTATGGGCATGTGATTGATTTGCCAAAAACGAAAATAGGAATAGATGTTGATAATAATTTTGAGCCTAAATACCAAGTGATTAAAGGGAAAGGTGAGCTTTTAAAGAAATTGAAGGAAAAATCTAAAAAGGCTCCTACCGTGTATCTGGCATCCGATCAGGATAGAGAAGGAGAGGCTATTGCTTGGCATATATCAAATTATATAAAACAACCTGATAAAATTAAAAGAATTGAATTTAACGAGATAACTAAAACAGCAATTAATAATGCAATAAAAAATCCAAGAAATATTAATGAAAATCTGGTAAATGCACAACAAGCGAGAAGATTACTAGATAGAATAGTGGGTTATAAAATAAGTCCATTACTTTGGCAAACGATAAATAGAAATGCTAGTGCTGGTCGTGTTCAGTCTGTTGCATTAAAATTGATTTGTGACTTGGAAGATGAAATAAAAAGTTTTGTTCCAAAAAAATATTGGGAAGTGAACGCAGTTTTAAAAAATGATATAAAACTGAATCTTGTTGAAATTTTAAAGGAGAAAGTTGATAAAATTTTCGACGAAGAAGTAGTAAAAAAATTGAAAAAAGATTTAGAAAATGAAAGTTTGACGTTGGATAAAATTGAGATTAAGAAAAAAAGTCAAAGACCACCGTTAGTTTTTAAAACGAGTACATTGCAACAATTGGCTTCCTCATATTTAGGATTTGGTGCGAAAAAAACAATGAGCGTAGCACAGCAATTGTATGAAGGGCTTGTGATAGATGGCGAAAATAAAGGGTTAATTACATATATGAGAACGGATTCTACGAGAGTTTCTGTAGATGCAATGAATATGGCTAAAGATTATATAACTAAAAATTTTGGAAAACAGTATGTTGGAAATTATGTTGTGAAAAAATCTAAAGGGAATATTCAAGATGCACATGAAGGAATAAGACCGTCGTATATTAAGTTAGAACCTGATAAAATAAAAAACAATTTGACAAATGATCAGTATAAGTTATATAAATTGATATGGGATAGATTTTTGGTTTCGCAATTTGCAGCTATGAAGTATGAACAAATGAAGATAGAAGCTGTAAATGGCGATTATAGATTTAGAGGGACAATAAATAAAGTACTTTTTGATGGATATTACAAGATTTTTAAAGATGAAGATGAGATAAAGACTGAAGATTTTCCAGAAATGAAAGAGGGAGATGTTTATCCAATTGAGCAGTTAAATATTCAGGAAGGAATAACAAAAGCTCCAGCGAGATTTTCTGAAGCAACTTTAGTAAAAAAATTGGAGGCAGAAGGAATTGGGCGTCCGTCGACGTATGCTTCTATTGTTGAGACTTTGAAGGCTAGAGAGTATGTTGAAATTATTGAGAAAAGATTTTATCCGACAAATTTAGGATATGAAGTGAAAGATGAACTTGAAAAACATTTTAAAGATATCATGAATGTTAAATTTACAGCGAATATGGAAGAAAAATTAGATGAAGTTGAAGAAGGTAGCATTGAGTGGGTCCAGCTGTTAAGAGAGTTTTATGATGCGTTGGAAAAAAATATAGAAGTTTATGAAAAAGAAATAGAAGAAATTCAAAATAGAAGGATTGTTTCTGACGTAATGGATTCTAGTGGTAATCCGATGGTATTAAAAACTGGAATTTTTGGAAAATATTTAATTTCGGAAACTAATTCTAATGAAAAAATAACATTGAAAGGAATTCAAGTTGATCCAAAACAAATTGAAGAGGGTAAAATCACTGTAAAAAAAGAAGTTGAGGAAACCCAAAAGAAAAAGAAAGGAATTCCAACAGACTTCTTTACTGAGAACAATAAAAGATATTTGCTGAAAACTGGAAGATATGGAGAATATCTTGAAAGTGAAGATTATGAAAATGATGAAAAGAGAATGGCGTTACCATTACCTTTGAAACAGAAGTATAAAAAAGATACGCTTATTGAAATAGACGGTGTTTTACAAATAAAAAATGAGTTGGAAAAGATTTTGGAAGAAGACAAGAAAATAATAGAAGAAGCTGGAGTTTGTGAGTTTTGTGGACGACCTTATGAGATTAAAAATGGACGTTTTGGAAAATTTTTGGCGTGTACTGGGTATCCAGAATGTAAAACGATAAAAAATATAAAAACTGGGAAAGTTACTAGAACAGTAGATGATGGTGAGGATGAAAGTTCAAAAAAAGGTAAGGCTACTAAAAAGACTACTAAATCTACTAAATCTGCTAAAAGTAAGGCAAAAACAACAAAAGCTAAAAAAACTACAAAATCAAAAACAACATCGACTAAAACTAAAACAACAAAAACTACAAGGAAAAAGAAAACTAGTTCTGATTCTGATAGCGAATAG
- the xerA gene encoding site-specific tyrosine recombinase/integron integrase, with translation MDSSKDKKKNEEILEETYENYKDIENLMFFVDKYLYYEEVILGKSSNTIRSYRRDILQFMEYIDEYEEIRTFEDVEMLTIRSFIAYLNSDERLKKKKNAKVVSKRSINRKISALRTFFKYLQEKKVIQTNKVMYVNMPKFEKELPNVLSKDDLNKMRSVINTEKITGIRDRLIIELLYSSGIRASELINLNEYVIDFNEREMRIVGKGDKERITFFSRNAKKWLEKYIEEKKKEYKNYSKEILITNSKGKKLTTRSLRRLISNHATEAGLQKEVTPHVFRHSFATELLNNGVDIRYLQELLGHSSISTTQVYTHVSKSFLRSIYMSTHPFANE, from the coding sequence ATGGATAGTTCTAAAGATAAGAAAAAAAATGAAGAAATTTTAGAAGAAACCTATGAAAATTACAAAGATATAGAAAATCTTATGTTTTTTGTTGATAAATATTTATATTATGAGGAAGTTATTTTAGGAAAAAGTTCTAATACAATAAGAAGCTACAGAAGAGATATATTGCAGTTTATGGAATATATTGATGAATATGAGGAAATAAGGACTTTTGAAGATGTGGAAATGCTGACAATTAGATCGTTTATTGCGTATTTGAATTCTGATGAAAGATTGAAAAAAAAGAAGAATGCTAAAGTCGTTTCAAAAAGAAGTATTAATAGAAAAATTTCAGCATTGAGGACGTTTTTTAAGTATTTACAAGAGAAAAAAGTTATTCAAACGAATAAAGTAATGTATGTGAATATGCCAAAGTTTGAGAAGGAATTGCCGAATGTATTGAGTAAAGATGACTTGAATAAGATGAGAAGTGTCATTAATACTGAAAAAATTACGGGAATTCGTGATAGATTGATAATAGAATTACTTTATTCGAGTGGAATTCGTGCTAGTGAGTTGATAAATTTGAATGAGTATGTGATTGATTTTAATGAGCGAGAAATGAGAATTGTTGGAAAAGGTGACAAAGAGAGAATTACTTTTTTTAGTCGGAATGCAAAAAAATGGTTGGAAAAGTATATTGAAGAGAAAAAGAAAGAGTATAAAAACTATAGTAAAGAAATTTTAATTACAAATAGCAAAGGGAAAAAACTGACAACTCGTTCTTTACGACGTCTCATTTCAAACCATGCAACTGAAGCAGGGTTACAAAAAGAAGTGACACCTCATGTATTTAGACATTCATTTGCAACAGAACTTTTGAATAATGGTGTGGATATTAGATATTTGCAAGAGTTGTTGGGACATAGCAGTATTTCGACAACGCAAGTGTACACGCATGTGAGTAAATCTTTCTTGAGAAGTATCTACATGAGTACTCATCCATTCGCAAATGAATAG
- the yqeH gene encoding ribosome biogenesis GTPase YqeH — protein sequence MLKKKCIGCGVELQFEDKTKEGYVPEEKFVTEENLLCQRCFKIKNYGQNLEHSFDKEDYLKEVTENVKKSDVIIPIFDIIDFEGSFTEEILDYLRDYRSIVVINKIDLLPDFVHPTEIANWVKRRLAEEDIVPDDIAFVSAKNKYGVNGIIRKIKTLFPNKKVKATVLGVSNVGKSSVINLLLGNKRITTSKYSGTTLKSINNKIPNTEITIIDTPGLIPDGRISDLIKVETGLKLVPAGEISRKTFKLDAGQVFMFDVFCRFKILETGSDTKPIFSAYSSKDVKYHTTREERVQELIDKGFFKILNGYEREMYFQNEFYTQVIELEENEELAIAGLGWINVKRGPLKIELTAPKDVKIVVRPGIFKAKK from the coding sequence ATGTTAAAAAAGAAATGTATAGGCTGTGGTGTTGAACTACAGTTTGAAGATAAGACAAAAGAAGGGTATGTTCCAGAAGAAAAATTTGTTACTGAAGAAAATTTGCTTTGTCAAAGATGTTTTAAAATAAAAAATTATGGACAAAATTTAGAGCATAGTTTTGATAAAGAAGATTACTTGAAGGAAGTAACGGAGAATGTAAAAAAATCAGATGTGATAATACCGATTTTTGATATAATTGATTTTGAAGGTTCGTTTACTGAAGAAATTTTGGATTATTTGAGAGATTATCGTTCTATAGTTGTGATTAATAAAATTGATTTATTGCCAGATTTTGTTCATCCGACAGAAATTGCGAATTGGGTAAAACGAAGATTGGCAGAGGAAGATATTGTTCCAGATGACATTGCATTTGTGAGTGCGAAAAATAAATATGGAGTTAATGGAATTATTAGAAAAATAAAGACATTATTTCCTAATAAAAAGGTTAAAGCTACTGTTTTAGGTGTTTCAAATGTTGGAAAATCTTCAGTAATTAATTTGCTATTGGGAAATAAAAGAATTACAACTTCCAAATATTCTGGAACAACGTTAAAATCGATTAATAATAAAATTCCGAATACGGAGATAACAATAATTGATACGCCAGGATTAATACCAGATGGTAGAATTTCTGATTTAATAAAAGTGGAAACTGGGTTGAAATTGGTTCCAGCTGGTGAAATTTCCAGAAAAACATTTAAATTAGATGCAGGACAAGTATTTATGTTTGATGTTTTCTGTAGATTTAAGATATTGGAAACTGGTTCTGATACAAAGCCAATATTTTCAGCGTATTCTTCAAAAGATGTAAAATATCATACAACTAGAGAGGAAAGAGTTCAAGAGTTGATTGATAAAGGATTTTTTAAGATCTTGAATGGATACGAGAGAGAAATGTATTTTCAAAATGAATTTTATACACAAGTGATTGAATTGGAAGAAAATGAAGAATTGGCGATTGCTGGATTAGGCTGGATAAATGTAAAAAGAGGTCCATTAAAAATTGAGTTAACAGCACCAAAAGATGTAAAAATTGTTGTTAGACCAGGAATTTTTAAGGCTAAAAAATAA
- a CDS encoding competence protein ComE, which translates to MSYDNNVSTKKKIKKIVNGIISMAIVIIISGIVVLNMYATKVNKLKEADIKVETIKLENAIKDYKSRTGSFPALKGNENNLKALKSTDNLYDFAILYGENKLYEIPENLVKNVVRTNKIVEKQDNTGGWVYDQMKGEIKPNIEIGKPSKPKKQKK; encoded by the coding sequence ATGAGTTATGACAATAATGTTTCAACAAAGAAAAAAATAAAAAAAATAGTAAATGGAATTATTTCTATGGCTATTGTGATTATAATTTCAGGAATTGTAGTTTTGAATATGTATGCTACGAAAGTAAATAAATTAAAGGAAGCAGATATTAAAGTAGAAACTATAAAATTGGAAAATGCTATAAAAGATTATAAATCGAGAACAGGTTCATTTCCAGCATTAAAGGGAAATGAAAACAATTTAAAAGCATTAAAAAGTACTGATAATTTATATGATTTTGCGATATTGTATGGAGAGAATAAACTTTATGAAATACCAGAAAATTTAGTAAAAAATGTTGTGAGAACGAATAAAATTGTTGAAAAGCAAGATAATACTGGTGGTTGGGTTTATGATCAAATGAAGGGTGAAATAAAACCTAATATTGAAATCGGGAAACCAAGTAAACCTAAAAAACAAAAAAAATAA
- a CDS encoding MBL fold metallo-hydrolase: protein MKFSSLGSGSSGNSSFVQMGSKKFLIDAGFSGKKISEKLNNIKVRPEDINGIFVTHEHSDHIQGLGIVSRRYDIPIYIHEVTYREVQEKIGKIDPKNLNFIKGDKTIIGDCVINNFEVMHDAVKCLGYTFEYEDKKLSYASDVGCVNNIIKENLKNSDVIVLESNYDYNMLMTGPYHWELKNRVKGRNGHLSNSEASKLIAQVLCKKLKKIYLMHISKDNNTPELAYNSLYSILERENKEDLEIEIITEEQTKMYSL from the coding sequence ATGAAGTTTTCGAGCTTAGGAAGTGGGAGCAGTGGAAATTCTAGCTTTGTTCAAATGGGGAGTAAAAAATTTTTGATTGATGCTGGTTTTAGTGGGAAAAAAATTTCTGAAAAATTGAATAATATTAAAGTTAGGCCAGAAGATATTAATGGGATTTTTGTTACTCATGAGCATAGCGATCATATACAAGGATTAGGGATTGTTTCTCGAAGATACGATATTCCGATATATATTCACGAGGTAACGTATAGAGAAGTGCAAGAGAAAATTGGTAAAATAGATCCAAAAAATCTTAATTTTATTAAAGGTGATAAGACAATTATTGGAGATTGTGTTATTAATAATTTTGAGGTAATGCACGATGCTGTAAAGTGTTTGGGATACACGTTTGAATATGAGGATAAAAAATTATCGTATGCAAGTGATGTTGGATGTGTCAATAATATAATCAAGGAGAACTTGAAAAATAGTGATGTAATCGTATTAGAAAGCAATTATGATTATAATATGTTAATGACAGGGCCTTATCATTGGGAATTGAAAAATCGTGTAAAAGGACGAAATGGACATTTATCAAACTCTGAAGCATCGAAATTAATTGCACAAGTTCTATGTAAAAAATTAAAAAAGATTTATTTAATGCATATTAGTAAAGACAACAATACCCCAGAATTAGCGTACAATTCGCTATATAGTATTTTAGAGCGTGAAAATAAAGAGGATTTAGAAATTGAAATTATTACAGAAGAGCAAACTAAAATGTATAGTTTGTGA
- a CDS encoding uracil-DNA glycosylase family protein has translation MWKDLEIEVDLCSDCNLRKITKNSILGEGDREASVMILLDSISTEEDDQKELLIDENGKYLKKFFKFAKLDINKCYLTTLTKCSARGDMVDGKCIMKCKNFLIAQIALINPEFIITVGDRPTKLLLKNKEDIRMLVGNAYEYIGGIKVVPIYDVQYLLRASDKEKWKVVRVLEAVVDSMKKLISD, from the coding sequence ATGTGGAAAGATTTAGAAATAGAAGTCGATTTATGTAGCGATTGTAATTTAAGGAAAATTACGAAAAATTCAATTTTGGGAGAAGGCGATAGAGAAGCTTCGGTTATGATTTTATTGGATAGTATTAGCACTGAAGAAGATGATCAAAAGGAACTGTTGATAGATGAGAATGGTAAATATTTAAAAAAATTTTTTAAATTTGCGAAATTAGATATAAATAAATGTTACCTTACAACTTTGACAAAATGTAGTGCACGTGGAGATATGGTCGATGGAAAATGTATTATGAAATGTAAAAATTTTTTGATTGCTCAAATTGCATTAATTAATCCAGAATTTATTATAACAGTTGGAGATAGACCAACAAAGTTGCTTTTAAAAAATAAAGAAGATATTAGAATGTTGGTTGGGAATGCATACGAATATATTGGTGGTATAAAAGTTGTACCGATATATGATGTGCAATATTTATTGAGAGCAAGTGATAAGGAAAAATGGAAAGTGGTAAGAGTTTTGGAAGCAGTAGTAGATAGTATGAAAAAATTAATAAGTGATTAA